One Candidatus Cloacimonadota bacterium genomic window, GTAAAATTAAAAGATGAAATGCTGCCAGATGATAACAGTTTTTATTTTAATTTTTCCCCTGATGAACTTCCCAAAATTATCGTAATTTCAAATGTGGATATTCCATTTCAGTTTTCATCTGCACTTGATATTATAACTAATAATAACTGGCAGAAAATATTGCAAGACGAAATTAACGATGATATTGTTATGAATAATCATCTTTTTATATTCTATAGATTAAAAAAATTTTCTCAAAAGTTGGAATTCTTTGCTGATTATATTAGAAAAAAAGGCAAATCAATTTTCCTGATTCCCTGTGTAGATGTTCAAGATAATATACCTCTACAAACCTGGTTAAGAAAAGATGGAATCTCATTTAATAATTTAGATAACCAAAATTCAAAAATCAGTTTTATTAATAAGATTCATCCTATCACAAATATATTTTCAGAAGAGATGTTCAAAAAAACAACAATAAAAAGAATGTGGGATATTTCTGCTAATGATTTTATTATACTAATATCCAACAATAATAATTTCCCTATTTTTGTTATCAAAGATAGATTTATTATTTCAACAATTGATTTTACTGAGGATTGGAGTAATATTGTATATCAACCTTGTTTCCCTGTATTATTGTATAATATTGGAGAATATCTCGGTAAGGAAAATTCACGATTATATAATTATCCGGTTGGCACATCACTAACTCTTGATTCCACTGGAGAGCTTGAATTACTACTTCCAAACGGAGAAAACATTCCAATCTCTATTCCAACTAATAGTATTAGAAAGCAGACTTTTATGCAAACTGAGCAGCAGGGGCACTACTTCTTAAAAAAAGATGATGTGGTACAAACCGTATATTCTTTAAATTTATCAAGAGAAGAAAGTAATCTGGCACAACTTTCAGAGAAGGAGATTGCGACAATTAATAATTTAACAACAAATGTCCATTTCCTAAGCATAAATAATTGGATGAGTCAAATCTTGACTTCTAGATACGGATATGAATTGTGGAAAACATTCTTATGGATTGTTCTGGGATTGTTAATATTTGAGATGGTTTTGGCATATTCTGGAAAGAAGAGTTTGTAAAGGGAATAGGGAAATAAGGGAAATAGGGTATAGAGATGAAAAGGATTTTGCGATGAAAGGTTATAATGAAAATAAGGATTTTATTACTCTTGAAGCTTGGAAAAAGTGTAGGGAAGTCAGAAAATTTTTCAATTCTAAAGATTTGTTTGACAATGGTGTAGAATTAATTGAATCAGCTAAAGTAACACTAAATGGTTATATCAATTATATAAGGAAAAAAATCAAACACAAATGAATTTCTTAATCCTTATATCCTTATTTCCTTATTTCCCATATTTCCTTATACCCTTAGCACGGAGTGCCCTATGAACAATAGAGAGTTCCTGAATCCAGAGATAGTTGCAAAGTTAGATAGATTTGAAATCCGTGCCCGATTAATTGTGGAAGGTTTTATTACAGGTTTGCATAAATCACCATATCACGGGTTCAGTGTTGAATTTTTGGAACATCGTGAATACAATCCCGGAGACCCTATCAAACATATTGATTGGAAGGTCTTTGCAAAATCCGATAGATACTTTATTAAGAAGTTTGAGGAAGAGACAAATCTAAAAGCATATATTTTGATTGATTGCAGTAAATCTATGGGTTTCACATCGCAAAAAATCAGTAAACTTGAATATGCAAAAACTCTTGCATCCGCATTAACATATCTAATGATAAGTCAGCAAGATGCAGTGGGACTTCTTTCTTTTGATGAAGAAATCAGAAATTATATCCCGGCTCGTTCTGCTAAAACGCACTTAAATATAATCTTTCATAAGCTTGATGAACTTCTGCCGCAATCCACAACACAAATTGCAACTGTTTTGCATAGCCTTGCTGATAGAATAAAAAAAAGAGGCCTAATCATTCTTATCTCTGACCTTTTGGATGAGCCAGAAGAGATTGTGATGGGTTTGCAGCATTTTCGCCATCAAAAGCATGAGGTTATTGTCTTCCATATTCTGGATAATCAGGAATTAACATTTAAATATAATAGTAAAACAAAGTTCATAGATATGGAAACTGGAGAGGAAATAGTCACACAGCCGTGGGAGATTAAGAAGAGATATTTGCAAAAAATAGAAGAGATGAAAAAACTCTTTTCTTTAAAATGTTACAACTCATTTATTGATTATGTGCCGATAAACACAAGT contains:
- a CDS encoding BatA domain-containing protein — its product is MFNLSFLNSIILFGLVAGIIPVLIHLFVKHHPKIVYFSSLRFLKQIQKNQARIIKLRQILLLITRILIIVFLILALSRPVIKTLFPSAPRLNQVLKTHAPTVVVMIIDNSFSMNYLEGKNTILDNAKETAKDIIHLLNDKDKLMVLTLNKNYNSQNSYFSIPSKVNTKINKISISDNTQTLKSVLLKAEEELAHQDIINKEIYFITDNQKYTWDKFTEITGNIKTNIFIIPVNKDKAKINQSTTSAMYIPRLLSRTNQPEIRATIKNYSQNKNKNIIVSLILNDITREEKVISLNPYQSKRISFECPIKGEKFYYGEVKLKDEMLPDDNSFYFNFSPDELPKIIVISNVDIPFQFSSALDIITNNNWQKILQDEINDDIVMNNHLFIFYRLKKFSQKLEFFADYIRKKGKSIFLIPCVDVQDNIPLQTWLRKDGISFNNLDNQNSKISFINKIHPITNIFSEEMFKKTTIKRMWDISANDFIILISNNNNFPIFVIKDRFIISTIDFTEDWSNIVYQPCFPVLLYNIGEYLGKENSRLYNYPVGTSLTLDSTGELELLLPNGENIPISIPTNSIRKQTFMQTEQQGHYFLKKDDVVQTVYSLNLSREESNLAQLSEKEIATINNLTTNVHFLSINNWMSQILTSRYGYELWKTFLWIVLGLLIFEMVLAYSGKKSL
- a CDS encoding DUF58 domain-containing protein, translated to MNNREFLNPEIVAKLDRFEIRARLIVEGFITGLHKSPYHGFSVEFLEHREYNPGDPIKHIDWKVFAKSDRYFIKKFEEETNLKAYILIDCSKSMGFTSQKISKLEYAKTLASALTYLMISQQDAVGLLSFDEEIRNYIPARSAKTHLNIIFHKLDELLPQSTTQIATVLHSLADRIKKRGLIILISDLLDEPEEIVMGLQHFRHQKHEVIVFHILDNQELTFKYNSKTKFIDMETGEEIVTQPWEIKKRYLQKIEEMKKLFSLKCYNSFIDYVPINTSTPYDKALFAYLIKRQKIL